One region of Streptomyces davaonensis JCM 4913 genomic DNA includes:
- a CDS encoding ABC transporter substrate-binding protein has translation MRRLLMTAAAATAAALTLAACGTTEPAADGHDAKPSGERITLTDASGAKVELDGPATKVVGTEWHEVELLVSLGVDPVGVADVKGYSTWDQAVPLKNEPKDIGTRGEPSMDTIAALEPDLIVASTDLPPAAVKQLREVAPVVEVRSADAADPIGQMTENLDLLAKATGTTEQADKIKEEFDAKLAEGKKALADAGLDGAGYAFADGYDISNQVSIRPFTSGSLIGAVNEKLGLKNDWTVKGDESYGLGSTDVEGLTKLSDDVHFAYIGNDGDKSSTPFTDALAKDKVWTSLPFVKKGNVHRLPDGIWMFGGPESMNQYIDSVVAALTK, from the coding sequence ATGAGACGCCTCCTGATGACCGCGGCGGCCGCCACCGCCGCGGCGCTCACCCTGGCCGCCTGCGGCACGACCGAGCCCGCCGCCGACGGCCACGACGCCAAGCCGAGCGGCGAGCGCATCACCCTCACCGACGCCTCCGGCGCGAAGGTCGAACTCGACGGACCGGCCACCAAGGTCGTCGGCACCGAGTGGCACGAGGTCGAGCTGTTGGTCTCGCTGGGCGTGGACCCGGTCGGCGTCGCCGACGTCAAGGGCTACAGCACCTGGGACCAGGCCGTACCGCTGAAGAACGAGCCCAAGGACATCGGCACCCGCGGCGAGCCCAGCATGGACACCATCGCCGCCCTCGAGCCGGACCTCATCGTCGCCAGCACCGACCTGCCGCCCGCCGCGGTGAAGCAACTGCGCGAGGTCGCCCCGGTGGTGGAGGTCCGTTCCGCCGACGCCGCCGACCCGATCGGGCAGATGACGGAGAACCTCGACCTGCTCGCGAAGGCCACCGGCACCACCGAGCAGGCCGACAAGATCAAGGAAGAGTTCGACGCGAAGCTCGCCGAGGGCAAGAAGGCCCTCGCGGACGCCGGTCTCGACGGCGCCGGGTACGCCTTCGCGGACGGCTACGACATCTCCAACCAGGTCTCGATCCGCCCCTTCACCAGCGGCTCGCTCATCGGCGCCGTCAACGAGAAGCTCGGCCTGAAGAACGACTGGACGGTCAAGGGGGACGAGAGCTACGGCCTCGGCTCCACCGACGTCGAAGGGCTCACCAAGCTGAGCGACGACGTGCACTTCGCCTACATCGGCAACGACGGCGACAAGAGCAGCACCCCCTTCACCGACGCCCTCGCCAAGGACAAGGTGTGGACGTCGCTGCCGTTCGTGAAGAAGGGCAACGTCCACCGACTGCCCGACGGCATCTGGATGTTCGGCGGTCCCGAGTCGATGAACCAGTACATCGACTCCGTCGTCGCCGCGCTGACGAAGTAG
- a CDS encoding ATP-binding protein, translating to MATGLEALPWRHVLTLPTEPSAVRVARETAEQVLTEWGIGVRHPAADPALLILSELVTNSVRHAAAVSPTVTVVYAAGPDCLVLAVHDRHPYRPRLCGPLADGGRGLVTVMELVRALGGTAVVRADGDGRGKSVWITLPLRSSGEVLRGTPASSPDLGNC from the coding sequence ATGGCCACCGGGCTCGAAGCCCTGCCCTGGCGGCATGTGCTCACCCTGCCCACCGAGCCGTCGGCCGTCCGGGTCGCGCGCGAGACGGCCGAGCAGGTCCTGACCGAGTGGGGCATCGGGGTGCGCCACCCCGCGGCGGATCCCGCCCTGCTGATCCTGAGCGAACTGGTCACCAACAGCGTCCGGCACGCTGCCGCCGTCTCCCCGACGGTGACCGTGGTCTACGCCGCGGGCCCGGACTGTCTGGTCCTGGCCGTCCATGACCGCCACCCCTACCGGCCCCGGCTGTGCGGGCCCCTCGCCGATGGCGGCCGTGGCCTGGTCACCGTCATGGAACTCGTCCGCGCGCTGGGCGGTACGGCGGTGGTCCGCGCGGACGGCGACGGCCGGGGCAAGAGTGTATGGATCACGCTTCCGCTGCGCTCGAGCGGCGAGGTGCTGAGGGGAACCCCGGCCTCCTCGCCTGACCTCGGGAATTGCTAA
- a CDS encoding ArsR/SmtB family transcription factor, giving the protein MSTPLYQLKAEFFKTLGHPARIRVLELLSEREHAVAEMLPEVGIEPAHLSQQLAVLRRANLVVTRKEGSTVYYSLTSPHVAELLRVARTILSGVLAGQAELLADLKAAQGEAKPSS; this is encoded by the coding sequence GTGAGTACGCCGCTGTATCAACTCAAGGCCGAGTTCTTCAAGACGCTGGGTCATCCGGCCCGTATCCGGGTGCTGGAGCTGCTGAGCGAGCGCGAGCACGCCGTCGCCGAGATGCTGCCCGAGGTGGGGATCGAGCCCGCGCACCTGTCCCAGCAGCTGGCCGTGCTGCGCCGGGCCAACCTCGTGGTGACGCGCAAGGAGGGCTCGACCGTGTACTACTCGCTGACCAGCCCGCATGTCGCCGAGCTGCTCCGGGTCGCCCGCACCATCCTGTCCGGCGTCCTGGCCGGCCAGGCCGAACTGCTCGCCGACCTCAAGGCCGCCCAAGGGGAGGCGAAGCCGTCGTCCTAG
- a CDS encoding FAD-dependent oxidoreductase encodes MKPQSQPDVLVVGGGIGGLSSAYALARQGLRVRVLERAKEFGEVGAGLQIAPNCTRILAEYGLLDEARSLGVLPENMVMRDALDSRELTRLDLRDLERRYGYPYMVIHRSDLHGIFLRACERAGVELLTDRTVVGYENTADGARVLLEDGKVESAPLVVAADGLNSVARRLLVGDDVVSSDYVAYRAAVPIEQVRDNGVAEKDVTVYIGPRCHFVQYALRGGDMFNQVAVFESPKALAGQADWGTPDELDAAFEATCDTVRKGIPLMWRDRWWQMLDRDPVENWVHGRIALLGDAAHPPLQYMAQGAIMAIEDGWVLARHYAGRRDWDAALAAYEAVRVEHCRRVQSTAREWGKLWHLDGTPRRRRNEIMRARDTYDYGFTDWVYGPTALTPDEEPAMFTPIPLSTVSGAP; translated from the coding sequence ATGAAACCTCAATCCCAGCCCGATGTCCTGGTCGTCGGCGGCGGCATCGGCGGCCTCAGCTCCGCCTACGCCCTGGCCCGCCAGGGACTGCGCGTCCGTGTCCTGGAACGCGCCAAGGAGTTCGGCGAAGTCGGCGCGGGCCTCCAGATCGCGCCCAACTGCACCCGCATCCTCGCCGAGTACGGCCTGCTGGACGAGGCCAGGTCCCTCGGTGTGCTCCCCGAGAACATGGTCATGCGCGACGCGCTCGACTCCCGGGAGCTGACCCGCCTCGATCTGCGCGATCTCGAACGGCGGTACGGCTACCCGTACATGGTGATCCACCGCAGCGATCTGCACGGCATCTTCCTGCGCGCCTGCGAACGCGCCGGTGTCGAGCTGCTGACCGACCGGACCGTCGTCGGCTACGAGAACACCGCCGACGGCGCCCGGGTCCTCCTGGAGGACGGCAAGGTCGAGTCGGCCCCGCTGGTCGTCGCGGCCGACGGACTGAACTCCGTCGCCCGCCGCCTGCTCGTCGGTGACGACGTGGTCAGCTCCGACTACGTCGCCTACCGCGCCGCCGTACCCATCGAGCAGGTCCGGGACAACGGCGTCGCGGAGAAGGACGTCACGGTCTACATCGGCCCGCGCTGCCACTTCGTCCAGTACGCCCTGCGCGGCGGCGACATGTTCAACCAGGTCGCCGTGTTCGAGTCGCCCAAGGCGCTGGCCGGGCAGGCCGACTGGGGGACGCCCGACGAGCTGGACGCGGCCTTCGAGGCCACCTGCGACACCGTGCGCAAGGGCATTCCGCTGATGTGGCGGGACCGCTGGTGGCAGATGCTCGACCGGGACCCCGTGGAGAACTGGGTGCACGGCCGCATCGCCCTGCTCGGGGACGCCGCGCATCCGCCGCTCCAGTACATGGCGCAGGGCGCGATCATGGCCATCGAGGACGGCTGGGTGCTGGCACGGCACTATGCCGGGCGACGGGACTGGGACGCGGCCCTCGCGGCCTATGAGGCGGTGCGTGTCGAGCACTGCCGCCGGGTGCAGAGCACCGCCCGCGAGTGGGGCAAGCTCTGGCACCTCGACGGGACGCCCCGGCGCCGGCGCAACGAGATCATGCGGGCGCGGGACACGTACGACTACGGCTTCACGGACTGGGTGTACGGCCCGACCGCGCTCACCCCGGACGAGGAGCCGGCCATGTTCACGCCGATCCCGCTGAGCACTGTCAGTGGTGCGCCGTAG
- a CDS encoding ABC transporter permease: MRPLAADTLLPVNTTLAVALAVLLLVATAVAAVFRLAPDESYGRAREVVTAGVRAALQLAAVSLVIGWAVHHTAALIGFLFLMFAVATRTAGRRITTNGTWWWAALPIAVPVAPVVAALVLAGLLTVPGIAVIPVTGILIGGALTATVLSGRRALDEVAGRFGEVEAALSLGFPDRDAHLEVARGAASDALLPALDQTRTVGLVTLPGAFVGMLLAGASPVLAGTVQVFVLIALLAVEALSVALTVELVARRRLNRRDR; this comes from the coding sequence GTGCGTCCCCTCGCCGCCGACACCCTGCTGCCCGTCAACACCACGCTCGCCGTCGCCCTCGCCGTCCTGCTGCTCGTGGCCACCGCGGTGGCCGCCGTCTTCCGGCTCGCGCCGGACGAGTCGTACGGGCGGGCCCGTGAGGTCGTGACGGCGGGCGTGCGGGCGGCCCTCCAACTGGCCGCGGTGTCCCTGGTGATCGGCTGGGCCGTCCACCACACCGCGGCCCTGATCGGCTTCCTGTTCCTGATGTTCGCCGTGGCGACCCGTACCGCTGGGCGCCGGATCACCACGAACGGCACCTGGTGGTGGGCGGCGCTGCCGATCGCGGTGCCGGTGGCGCCGGTCGTCGCGGCCCTGGTGCTGGCCGGGCTGCTCACCGTGCCCGGTATCGCCGTCATCCCGGTGACCGGCATCCTCATCGGCGGCGCGCTGACCGCGACCGTGCTGTCCGGCCGGCGCGCGCTGGACGAGGTCGCCGGGCGGTTCGGGGAGGTCGAGGCGGCGCTGTCGCTGGGCTTCCCGGACCGCGACGCCCACCTCGAAGTGGCCCGCGGCGCCGCCTCGGACGCGCTGCTGCCCGCCCTGGACCAGACCCGCACGGTCGGTCTGGTCACCCTCCCGGGCGCGTTCGTCGGCATGCTCCTGGCCGGCGCCTCGCCCGTCCTGGCAGGCACCGTCCAGGTCTTCGTCCTCATCGCCCTGCTGGCGGTGGAGGCCCTGTCAGTGGCCCTGACCGTCGAACTCGTCGCCCGCCGCAGGCTGAACCGACGGGACCGATGA
- a CDS encoding iron ABC transporter permease has translation MAVTATSPATRPPVTTSRTGAAAVTAALVLLVAALAVVDITQGTAAVGASEVWKAFTGQAEAGDASVVIESRLPRMTAGILVGAMLGMAGAALQAVSRNVLASPDTLAVNAGSYLALGLVAVTGVSLPLLASSGVALLGSLAASAVVLGLSGLGAGTVRLVLAGTALMLGLNAVTEGLLLLFPEETHGLYQWNQGSIGQNGFDGVIRMAPLGLAGLLGLLLVARRVDALALGDDAARGLGVPVRATRVTAVVLAALLSAASVTLAGPIGFVGLCAPALIRALARRCREFTRTRASLPLTGLTGAALVLGSDVLLRSLVPADLAVAVPTGVVTSLVGAIFLIVMAVRLKDTAASAAPDRLRIRSRAVFLMVTAVLVVVLIGVTIAAVLLGDAKLLLGDVVNWAQGRSGQTVSFVLDTRMPRVLAALLAGAALALAGTLIQAVTRNPLAEPAVLGVSGGAALGAVLLVTTVPLAGSWGMSGAAFAGAAVSSVIVFGLAARGGFQQNRLVLVGIGVATAATALISLLIVLTDPFNAVKALTWLSGSTYGRTLPDVVPLAVVVALGLVVAVLRRSELDLVSLDEDTPRLLGMDLARGRLGFLVLGVLLSATAVAAAGTIGFVGLVAPHAARALVGRPHARVVPVAVLLGAALVCTADLLGRTVIAPAQLGAGMVTAVIGTPYFLYLLVRSRR, from the coding sequence ATGGCCGTCACCGCGACATCTCCCGCCACCCGTCCGCCGGTCACCACCTCCCGGACGGGAGCGGCCGCGGTGACGGCCGCACTGGTCCTGCTGGTCGCCGCCCTCGCGGTCGTCGACATCACGCAGGGCACGGCCGCCGTCGGCGCCTCCGAGGTGTGGAAGGCGTTCACCGGTCAGGCCGAAGCGGGCGACGCCTCCGTCGTCATCGAGTCCCGGCTGCCCAGGATGACCGCGGGGATCCTCGTCGGCGCCATGCTCGGCATGGCGGGCGCCGCCCTCCAGGCCGTCAGCCGCAACGTCCTCGCGTCCCCCGACACCCTGGCCGTCAACGCCGGTTCCTACCTCGCCCTCGGCCTGGTCGCCGTCACCGGCGTCTCGCTGCCGCTGCTCGCCTCCTCCGGCGTCGCGCTCCTCGGCAGCCTCGCCGCGTCCGCGGTCGTGCTCGGCCTGTCGGGCCTGGGGGCGGGAACGGTACGGCTGGTGCTCGCGGGCACCGCCCTCATGCTGGGCCTCAACGCCGTCACCGAGGGACTGCTCCTGCTGTTCCCCGAGGAGACCCACGGGCTCTACCAGTGGAACCAGGGCAGCATCGGCCAGAACGGCTTCGACGGCGTCATCCGGATGGCGCCCCTCGGTCTCGCCGGGCTCCTCGGGCTGCTGCTCGTCGCCCGCAGGGTCGACGCGCTCGCCCTCGGCGACGACGCCGCCCGGGGTCTCGGCGTGCCCGTCCGCGCCACCCGCGTCACGGCGGTCGTGCTCGCGGCCCTGCTGTCCGCCGCGTCCGTCACCCTCGCCGGACCCATCGGCTTCGTCGGCCTGTGCGCGCCCGCCCTGATCCGCGCCCTCGCCCGCAGATGCCGGGAGTTCACCCGCACCCGCGCGAGCCTTCCGCTCACCGGACTGACCGGCGCCGCCCTGGTCCTCGGCTCGGACGTGCTGCTCAGGTCCCTGGTCCCGGCGGACCTCGCGGTCGCCGTGCCCACGGGTGTCGTCACCAGCCTCGTCGGCGCAATCTTCCTGATCGTCATGGCCGTACGGCTGAAGGACACCGCGGCCTCGGCCGCACCCGACCGGCTGCGCATCAGAAGCCGCGCCGTCTTTCTTATGGTGACGGCCGTCCTGGTGGTCGTGCTCATCGGTGTCACGATCGCCGCCGTACTCCTGGGCGACGCCAAGCTGTTGCTCGGCGACGTCGTCAACTGGGCGCAGGGCAGATCGGGTCAGACCGTCTCCTTCGTCCTCGACACCCGCATGCCCCGGGTCCTCGCCGCGCTGCTGGCCGGAGCGGCTCTCGCGCTGGCCGGGACGCTCATCCAGGCGGTGACCCGCAATCCCCTGGCCGAGCCCGCCGTGCTCGGCGTCTCCGGCGGGGCCGCGCTGGGCGCCGTACTCCTGGTGACGACCGTTCCGCTGGCCGGATCGTGGGGCATGTCGGGCGCGGCGTTCGCGGGCGCGGCGGTCAGTTCCGTCATCGTCTTCGGGCTCGCCGCGCGGGGCGGGTTCCAGCAGAACCGCCTCGTCCTCGTCGGCATCGGCGTCGCCACCGCCGCGACCGCGCTGATCAGCCTGCTGATCGTGCTCACCGACCCGTTCAACGCGGTCAAGGCCCTCACCTGGCTGTCCGGTTCGACCTACGGCCGGACCCTGCCGGACGTCGTGCCGCTCGCGGTCGTCGTCGCGCTGGGGCTGGTCGTCGCGGTGCTGCGGCGCTCGGAGCTCGACCTGGTCTCGCTCGACGAGGACACCCCGCGGCTGCTGGGCATGGACCTGGCCAGGGGGCGGCTCGGCTTCCTCGTCCTGGGCGTGCTGCTGAGCGCCACCGCGGTCGCCGCCGCAGGCACGATCGGCTTCGTCGGACTCGTCGCCCCGCATGCCGCTCGCGCCTTGGTGGGCCGCCCGCACGCCCGGGTCGTCCCCGTGGCCGTCCTGCTCGGCGCGGCCCTGGTCTGCACAGCGGATCTGCTCGGCCGCACCGTGATCGCGCCCGCACAACTCGGCGCCGGAATGGTGACCGCGGTGATCGGCACGCCGTACTTCCTGTATCTGCTGGTGCGCAGCCGCCGTTGA
- a CDS encoding zinc ribbon domain-containing protein YjdM: MIENLPPCPKCSCEYTYEMNALVVCPECGHEWVPAEGEGDSTGERVVKDAVGNVLQDGDSVVVVKALKVKGSPSGIKAGTKVRNIRLVDGVDGHDIDCKVEGFGAMQLKSSVVKKA; the protein is encoded by the coding sequence ATGATCGAGAACCTTCCGCCCTGTCCGAAGTGCTCCTGCGAGTACACCTACGAAATGAACGCCCTGGTGGTCTGTCCCGAGTGCGGCCACGAGTGGGTGCCCGCCGAAGGTGAGGGCGACTCCACGGGCGAGCGGGTCGTGAAGGACGCCGTGGGCAATGTGCTTCAGGACGGCGACTCCGTGGTCGTCGTCAAGGCGCTCAAGGTCAAGGGCAGCCCCTCGGGGATCAAGGCCGGGACCAAGGTGCGCAACATCCGCCTCGTCGACGGGGTCGACGGGCATGACATCGACTGCAAGGTCGAGGGATTCGGGGCGATGCAGCTGAAGTCCAGCGTGGTCAAGAAGGCCTGA
- a CDS encoding ATP-binding protein — protein MNVWKCVGGSATPGPCAAGATDDLVGRAPESARLERLLTEHRLVTVTGRAGVGKSRLAATVGARGPWRQIVHVHGQGDCSGAPGALAKAVRRALTGQHPRSDFADLVRELPATGVLLFLDDVDPVQRTAMGLVQRLLAAVPGLRVLVTSRQALGLGEERVLRLLPLTAGPGVELFLRRARAAVDGFRAEGADLRAVERICRSLEGVPLALELAAEQLAFQQVHDLAAVLEVHQCWLHGEGPALRRHRSLRATVGASYALCEREARIVWGRASVFTGAFNESTASFLCGGGGVAPQRVPSLLARLAAINVLEPVRDPGGLRPPRYRMTRAARDFGAERLRAAGECETALERRATHSRQIADTARHLWAAGLQRQAVALVHEEREELTAVLNQAVHRPDQSVTALETVVGLWFWWVVYGHAEEGRDYLLRLLPLCPADSPVGVRGRWLAAWLTAGRDPQAARALLGRSWPQAVLAGDDTAVGHIAHVQGLIALHENDPRGAAEHFAESARTVPSRPEYGPSPAVSLAAQAVAQAAFAPSAARRTARRALARPDVRDDDWATLLARYATAYVDHRQGRDARALHRARRTLAALDGTPALPHGHEALRALIADIEAGVPGRPHLPQLPRPRTASARAFPAEMGSTVVTS, from the coding sequence ATGAACGTGTGGAAGTGCGTCGGCGGCTCGGCGACACCAGGGCCGTGCGCCGCCGGAGCCACCGATGACCTGGTGGGGCGAGCACCGGAGTCGGCCCGGCTCGAACGGCTGCTGACGGAGCACCGGCTGGTCACCGTGACCGGGCGGGCGGGCGTCGGCAAGAGCCGACTGGCGGCGACCGTGGGCGCGCGGGGGCCCTGGCGGCAGATCGTCCATGTGCACGGGCAGGGCGACTGTTCCGGCGCTCCGGGGGCGCTCGCCAAGGCCGTGCGCCGGGCGCTCACCGGTCAGCACCCGCGCAGCGACTTCGCCGACCTGGTGCGGGAGTTGCCCGCGACGGGTGTCCTGCTCTTCCTCGACGACGTGGACCCGGTCCAGCGGACGGCCATGGGCCTGGTGCAGCGGCTGCTGGCGGCTGTGCCCGGACTGCGGGTGCTGGTGACGTCGCGCCAGGCGCTGGGGCTGGGCGAGGAGCGGGTGCTGAGACTGCTGCCGCTCACCGCCGGTCCCGGGGTGGAGCTCTTCCTGCGCCGGGCCCGGGCCGCGGTGGACGGCTTCCGTGCCGAGGGAGCCGATCTGCGGGCGGTGGAGCGGATCTGCCGCTCGCTCGAAGGTGTCCCGCTCGCCCTCGAACTGGCCGCCGAGCAACTCGCGTTCCAGCAGGTGCACGACCTCGCCGCCGTCCTGGAGGTGCACCAGTGCTGGCTGCACGGCGAGGGCCCCGCGCTGCGCCGGCACCGTTCGCTGCGAGCCACGGTCGGGGCGAGTTACGCGCTGTGCGAGCGCGAGGCGCGGATCGTCTGGGGCCGGGCCAGCGTGTTCACCGGGGCGTTCAACGAGTCCACCGCGTCCTTTCTGTGCGGCGGCGGTGGCGTGGCACCCCAGCGGGTGCCGTCCCTGCTGGCCCGGCTGGCGGCCATCAATGTCCTCGAACCGGTCCGTGACCCCGGTGGACTGCGGCCGCCGCGCTACCGGATGACGCGGGCCGCGCGGGACTTCGGCGCCGAGCGACTGCGGGCGGCGGGCGAGTGCGAGACGGCCCTGGAACGCCGGGCGACGCACTCCCGCCAGATCGCGGACACGGCACGCCACCTGTGGGCGGCGGGCCTCCAGAGGCAGGCCGTGGCACTCGTGCACGAGGAGCGGGAAGAGCTGACCGCTGTACTGAACCAGGCGGTGCATCGGCCCGACCAGAGTGTCACGGCCCTGGAGACGGTCGTGGGCCTGTGGTTCTGGTGGGTGGTGTACGGCCATGCCGAGGAGGGGCGCGACTATCTGCTGCGGCTGCTGCCGCTGTGCCCGGCGGACAGCCCGGTGGGCGTGCGCGGGCGGTGGCTGGCCGCCTGGCTCACCGCGGGCCGCGATCCGCAGGCCGCTCGCGCGCTGCTGGGGCGGTCCTGGCCGCAGGCGGTCCTGGCCGGCGACGACACCGCGGTCGGTCACATCGCGCACGTACAGGGGCTGATCGCCCTGCACGAGAACGATCCGCGAGGCGCCGCCGAGCACTTCGCCGAGTCCGCGCGCACGGTCCCCTCCCGACCGGAGTACGGCCCCTCCCCCGCCGTCAGCCTGGCCGCCCAGGCCGTCGCCCAGGCCGCCTTCGCCCCCAGCGCCGCCCGCCGGACGGCCCGGCGCGCACTGGCCCGGCCGGACGTCCGCGACGACGACTGGGCCACGCTGCTCGCCCGCTACGCCACCGCCTACGTCGACCACCGCCAGGGCCGCGACGCCCGCGCCCTCCACCGCGCCCGGCGCACCCTGGCCGCGCTGGACGGCACCCCGGCCCTGCCGCACGGCCACGAGGCGCTGCGCGCGCTGATCGCCGACATCGAGGCGGGAGTCCCCGGCCGCCCGCACCTGCCCCAGCTGCCGAGACCCCGCACGGCCTCGGCACGGGCCTTCCCGGCCGAGATGGGCAGCACCGTCGTCACTTCGTAG
- a CDS encoding SMI1/KNR4 family protein — MATLDDITALLGEPRFHWSDPAPWDRLEQELGVRFPADFREIADAYGPILINGQVSLDHPGHATRNLGETIKEEIGFWLEEDADQENIPSRAGALPGELLPVATGSQGETVFLRVPESPSEPWAVGVHEWDSFSFVLHEKPFGDWLLAYLKNEDATMYSSESEPGRPFYEPTK, encoded by the coding sequence ATGGCGACGCTCGACGACATCACAGCCCTGCTGGGAGAACCCCGTTTCCACTGGTCCGACCCCGCTCCCTGGGACCGTCTTGAACAGGAACTCGGAGTCCGCTTCCCCGCTGACTTCCGGGAGATAGCCGACGCCTACGGTCCGATCCTGATCAACGGTCAGGTGTCTTTGGACCACCCTGGCCATGCGACCAGGAACCTGGGCGAGACGATCAAGGAGGAGATCGGGTTCTGGCTGGAGGAGGACGCGGACCAGGAGAACATCCCGAGCAGGGCGGGGGCGCTTCCCGGGGAGTTGTTGCCGGTCGCGACCGGATCGCAGGGGGAGACGGTCTTCCTGCGGGTGCCGGAGTCTCCGTCGGAGCCTTGGGCCGTGGGCGTGCACGAATGGGACAGCTTCAGCTTCGTTCTGCACGAAAAGCCGTTCGGTGACTGGCTGTTGGCGTACCTCAAGAACGAGGACGCCACGATGTACTCCTCCGAATCGGAGCCGGGGCGCCCGTTCTACGAGCCTACGAAGTGA
- a CDS encoding ABC transporter ATP-binding protein, whose amino-acid sequence MRSEEESSAALRPRGHELAATAVTVAYDGVDVVHDASVALRPGEVTVLVGPNGSGKSTLLRTIARLQRPRTATVVIDGTDALALTPREFSRRVALLTQGRPTPSGLTVRDVVEFGRYPYRGRWGRADPDGRAAVDRALAMTGVAELAERGAEHLSGGQLQRVWLASCLAQETGVLLLDEPTTYLDLRYQIELLDLVRDLADDHGIAVGAVLHDLDQAAALADRIVLLHQGRVIADGLPEDVLTAQRLTDTYGIRIEVGTDPLTGRLRTRAIGRHHTRSERLSTPS is encoded by the coding sequence GTGCGATCAGAAGAAGAGAGCTCCGCGGCCCTGCGTCCCCGTGGCCATGAACTGGCGGCCACCGCCGTCACCGTGGCCTACGACGGCGTCGACGTCGTGCACGACGCGTCGGTGGCGCTGCGGCCCGGTGAAGTGACCGTGCTGGTGGGGCCGAACGGCAGCGGGAAGTCCACGCTGCTGCGGACGATCGCTCGCCTTCAGCGGCCGAGGACCGCCACCGTCGTCATCGACGGCACCGACGCACTGGCCCTGACGCCCCGTGAGTTCTCGCGCCGGGTCGCCCTGTTGACCCAGGGCCGGCCCACACCCAGCGGGCTGACCGTGCGGGACGTCGTCGAGTTCGGCCGCTACCCCTACCGGGGCCGCTGGGGCCGCGCGGATCCGGACGGCCGGGCCGCGGTGGACCGCGCGCTGGCCATGACCGGCGTCGCGGAACTCGCCGAGCGCGGCGCCGAGCATCTCTCCGGCGGCCAGCTCCAGCGGGTCTGGCTCGCGAGCTGCCTCGCCCAGGAGACCGGCGTACTGCTGCTGGACGAGCCCACGACCTACCTCGATCTGCGCTATCAGATCGAACTCCTCGACCTCGTCCGCGATCTGGCGGACGACCACGGGATCGCGGTGGGCGCCGTCCTGCACGACCTGGACCAGGCCGCGGCCCTCGCCGACCGGATCGTGCTGCTGCACCAGGGACGGGTCATCGCCGACGGCCTCCCCGAGGACGTCCTGACCGCCCAGCGGCTCACCGACACCTACGGCATCCGCATCGAAGTCGGCACCGACCCCCTGACGGGCCGGCTGCGCACCCGCGCGATCGGCCGGCACCACACGCGAAGCGAAAGGCTCAGCACCCCCTCATGA